GATTCTCCATCAGCAGTGTTAGTTGCTGAAACCCAACTTTCCTCATCCCCTGTCAAAGTAAAGGTAACCTCTATTTTTCCATTAGTATTACTTAAGGTGATATTATTTCCACCATCAGCAAAGTCTGTTGTTATGCTAGTCTGACTTTGTGTCGTTGAATTGGCATCATTTTTAGTATCCTTAGATTTTTTCGTAGAGGTACTTAATTCGGTCTTATTTGAATCAGTTTGCAGCTGATTATAAACCACATATCCAACATAACTGATAATAGTTAAAGCAAGTAAAATTAGCAGAATTAAAGCCCATGGAAATTTCTTTTTCGGTTCTTCATCATAATCATATTTACTAAGTCGAGATGGTATTTTTTCTATTTTTTTACTTGCCTCCTCTGATTCAACCTTAAAATCTTCTATTTGGGGAGTCTCTTCTGTAATATTTTGAGTAACATCCAAACTATCAATAGCTAACTCTTGAGGTTCTTCAATTGATTTTCCTTCATTTTTCTTTTCTATATTGCTATCTGAAGAAGCAGCCAATTCTGCAGAAGAAGGTAGGATAAGTTCATCGCTCA
This region of Streptococcus mutans genomic DNA includes:
- a CDS encoding helix-turn-helix domain-containing protein, with the translated sequence MNKIGDTLRDARIEKKLSFDDVVDKTGIAPHYILAMELDQLKLLPEGKTNEYLEKYAHAVGLDPVSIIHGYRNQEMSDELILPSSAELAASSDSNIEKKNEGKSIEEPQELAIDSLDVTQNITEETPQIEDFKVESEEASKKIEKIPSRLSKYDYDEEPKKKFPWALILLILLALTIISYVGYVVYNQLQTDSNKTELSTSTKKSKDTKNDANSTTQSQTSITTDFADGGNNITLSNTNGKIEVTFTLTGDEESWVSATNTADGESGTTLTATDKTYTVTLAEGSTTSMLTVGSPSGVEITINGQKVDTTNLVNAGLTNINLTVQ